From one Flavobacteriales bacterium genomic stretch:
- the recQ gene encoding DNA helicase RecQ: MINIDLTPKAALEQFFGFKKFKGEQEAVVQSVLDGRNTFVIMPTGGGKSLCYQLPAIMMEGTAIVVSPLIALMKNQVDALRGFSDQEGVAHFLNSSLTRNEALRVREDIAAGRTKILYVAPESLTKKENTEFLRDIKISFFAIDEAHCISEWGHDFRPEYRRLRTIFNEIQGVPVIALTATATEKVQEDILKNLDIPDAVVYKASFNRPNLNYEIRPKKDVQREIIRFIKQNAGKSGIVYCLSRKKVEETAQMLNVNGIKALPYHAGMDASQRASHQDQFLMEDVDVIVATIAFGMGIDKPDVRFVIHHDIPKSLESYYQETGRAGRDGGEGKCVAFYSYKDIEKLEKFLQGKPVAEQEIGRQLLADTVSFAETSMCRRRFLLYYFGEVYDKDNCKSCDNCLNPREQFEAKDDLALVLRAVKESKERHRSKFICDLLTGTETSEIKNYKGDKLKVYGEGEGEGKDNHYWMAIVRQAVVGGFLHKDIETYGNLSLTETGKKFMAKPVSIKFVKERDYSDFEGGVDDEPIVRAGAAADEKLMAMLKDLRKQQAHKLKLQPWVLFQDPSLEEMTMRYPITIDELTQITGVGPGKAQKFGKPFVDLIAKYVDENDIEREAEVTVRNVVNKSMNKVHIIQNIDKRIPLESIARSKNLSMPAFLTELESIVMSGTRLDINYQLNDILEADSQQDIMDYFRNAETDDIEAAHQEFEGDYSEEELRMMRLKFMSEVAN; the protein is encoded by the coding sequence ATGATCAACATCGACCTGACGCCCAAAGCGGCGCTCGAGCAGTTCTTCGGCTTCAAGAAGTTCAAAGGCGAGCAAGAGGCCGTCGTCCAAAGCGTCCTCGATGGGCGCAACACCTTCGTGATCATGCCCACTGGTGGAGGCAAGAGCCTCTGCTACCAGCTTCCCGCCATCATGATGGAAGGGACCGCCATCGTGGTGAGCCCGCTGATCGCCCTGATGAAGAATCAAGTAGATGCCCTTCGCGGCTTCAGCGACCAGGAGGGCGTAGCGCATTTCCTCAACAGCTCCCTCACCCGGAACGAGGCCCTGCGCGTGCGCGAGGACATCGCCGCCGGGCGCACCAAGATCCTGTACGTGGCGCCGGAGAGCCTCACCAAGAAGGAGAACACGGAGTTCCTGCGCGACATCAAGATCAGCTTCTTCGCCATCGACGAAGCGCACTGCATCAGCGAATGGGGCCACGACTTCCGGCCGGAGTACCGCCGACTGCGGACCATCTTCAACGAAATCCAAGGAGTTCCAGTCATCGCCCTCACCGCCACGGCCACCGAGAAGGTGCAGGAAGACATCCTGAAGAACCTCGATATCCCCGATGCCGTGGTGTACAAGGCCAGCTTCAACCGGCCCAACCTCAACTACGAGATCCGCCCCAAGAAGGACGTGCAGCGTGAGATCATCCGCTTCATCAAGCAGAACGCCGGCAAGAGCGGCATCGTCTATTGCCTCAGCCGCAAGAAGGTGGAAGAGACCGCCCAGATGCTCAACGTCAACGGCATCAAGGCTCTTCCCTACCACGCCGGCATGGACGCCAGCCAGCGCGCCAGCCATCAGGACCAGTTCCTCATGGAGGATGTGGACGTGATCGTGGCCACCATTGCCTTCGGCATGGGCATCGACAAGCCCGATGTGCGCTTCGTGATCCACCACGACATCCCCAAGAGCCTCGAGAGCTATTACCAGGAGACCGGTCGCGCCGGACGCGATGGCGGCGAAGGCAAGTGCGTGGCCTTCTACAGCTACAAGGACATCGAGAAGCTCGAGAAGTTCCTGCAGGGCAAGCCCGTGGCCGAACAGGAGATCGGGCGCCAGCTGCTGGCCGATACCGTGAGCTTCGCCGAGACCAGCATGTGCCGCCGCCGGTTCCTTCTCTACTACTTCGGCGAAGTGTATGACAAGGACAACTGCAAGAGCTGCGACAACTGCCTGAACCCGCGCGAGCAGTTCGAGGCCAAGGACGACCTGGCCCTGGTGCTGCGCGCCGTGAAGGAGAGCAAAGAGCGCCACCGCTCCAAGTTCATCTGCGACCTGCTCACCGGCACCGAGACCAGTGAGATCAAGAACTACAAAGGCGATAAGCTCAAGGTCTATGGCGAAGGTGAGGGCGAAGGCAAGGACAACCACTACTGGATGGCCATCGTGCGCCAAGCCGTGGTGGGCGGCTTCCTGCACAAGGACATCGAGACCTACGGCAATCTGAGCCTCACCGAGACCGGCAAGAAGTTCATGGCCAAGCCCGTCTCCATCAAGTTCGTGAAGGAGCGCGACTACAGCGACTTCGAGGGCGGCGTGGACGACGAACCGATCGTGCGCGCGGGCGCTGCGGCCGATGAGAAGCTCATGGCCATGCTCAAGGACCTGCGCAAGCAGCAGGCGCACAAGTTGAAGCTGCAGCCCTGGGTGCTCTTCCAGGACCCCTCACTGGAGGAGATGACCATGCGCTATCCGATCACCATCGATGAGCTCACGCAGATCACCGGCGTAGGGCCCGGCAAGGCGCAGAAATTCGGGAAGCCCTTCGTGGACCTGATCGCCAAGTACGTTGACGAGAACGACATCGAACGCGAGGCCGAGGTTACCGTGCGGAACGTGGTGAACAAGAGCATGAATAAGGTGCATATCATCCAGAACATCGATAAGCGCATCCCGCTCGAATCCATCGCACGCAGCAAGAACCTGAGCATGCCCGCTTTCCTCACCGAGCTTGAGAGCATCGTGATGAGCGGCACCAGGCTCGACATCAACTACCAGCTCAACGACATCCTCGAGGCCGACTCGCAGCAGGACATCATGGACTACTTCCGCAACGCCGAGACGGACGACA
- the tatC gene encoding twin-arginine translocase subunit TatC: MAPVIFGRASWAVSPRLARAGNEMTFLEHLEELRWTLVRSAIAVAVGFVLAFIFKRFVFEEVVLAARDPQFITYRAFCRIGTWAGLPELCITDLGFTLQNLPVSGQFMTHLTVAFVGGFIIAFPYILWELWRFIAPGLSSQERRASGLFVGAGSLLFALGVLFGYFLLAPLTVQFFGAYQVSASVANNFALESFIGIMTQVTVWTGLVFELPLLVHVLSKLGLVGPAFLRKYRKHAFVGLLVLAAILTPPDIISQIIVAGPLMGLYELGILISARTERARLRQAGAKLANA, encoded by the coding sequence ATGGCCCCGGTTATCTTTGGCCGGGCCTCATGGGCCGTTTCCCCGCGATTGGCAAGGGCTGGCAATGAAATGACCTTCCTGGAGCACCTGGAGGAGCTCCGATGGACCCTGGTGCGGTCGGCCATTGCCGTGGCCGTGGGTTTCGTGCTGGCCTTCATCTTCAAGCGATTCGTGTTCGAGGAGGTCGTGCTGGCTGCTCGCGACCCGCAATTCATCACCTACCGCGCGTTCTGCCGCATCGGCACTTGGGCGGGCCTGCCCGAGTTGTGCATCACCGACCTGGGGTTCACCTTGCAGAACCTGCCGGTGAGCGGCCAGTTCATGACCCATCTCACCGTGGCCTTCGTGGGCGGCTTCATCATCGCATTCCCCTACATCCTGTGGGAGCTCTGGCGCTTCATCGCACCGGGCTTGAGCTCGCAGGAGCGGCGCGCCTCAGGGCTCTTCGTTGGAGCGGGCTCATTGCTCTTCGCGCTGGGCGTGCTCTTCGGCTACTTCCTGCTGGCGCCCCTCACCGTGCAGTTCTTCGGAGCCTACCAGGTGAGCGCGAGCGTGGCCAACAATTTCGCCCTCGAGAGCTTCATTGGGATCATGACGCAGGTCACCGTGTGGACAGGCCTGGTGTTCGAACTGCCCTTGCTGGTGCATGTGCTCTCGAAGCTCGGGCTCGTGGGGCCCGCCTTCCTGCGCAAGTACCGGAAGCATGCATTCGTGGGCCTGCTGGTGCTCGCCGCGATCCTGACGCCGCCCGACATCATCAGCCAGATCATCGTGGCAGGGCCGCTCATGGGGCTCTATGAACTGGGCATTCTGATCAGTGCCCGCACCGAACGTGCCCGCCTGCGACAGGCCGGAGCCAAGCTGGCCAACGCATGA
- a CDS encoding carboxypeptidase-like regulatory domain-containing protein, protein MIRLRIHQAMFALALLSAAAARAQSTKVSGTITDAATGETLPGVNILFRDSRVGTTTDIDGAYSIDTYYATDSLLFSFIGYVPRMMPVRKDKAQVIDVKLEPSATALEEVVIKPSGENPAFEILRRVIRSKPANNREKLEAYSFEAYNKVEFDLNNISKEFTEKRIFRPFAFIFDNIDSTGAKPYLPIFMTESLSEVVYRQKPRARKEFIRGTKVSGMENESISQFMGDMYQNVNIYDNFLVIFGRNFISPIADGGKGYYDYYLTDSAFVGKFWCYRLDFKPKRPQELAFAGTMWINDTTYAVRRIEAGIPEKANLNFVQGFWVKQEYDQVKPEVWMLSKDELVVDLNIVRDAGKPNKHPVQGLYGRRTASYRDFTINELKDAQVYEGAEEVVMAIEPLSLGADFWDTHRHEQLSKKENDIYHMVDTMKQIPRFRTYIDIVNTAITGYYPLGDVELGPYFTTYSFNPVEGNRFRLGLRTSSQWSRRVELEGYTAYGTTDGVFKYGLGGRGFITKDPRLIGGLYYRLDLEQLGQSTDAFRQDNILSSTFRRTPNNKLTLVDEWRAYLDREWFMGFNSLLMLRRRQLFPRGTLEYITFSDANEPFALSSITTTEAIFSTRFAYKEKYVAGDFTRVSLGTRYPSLEVMVAKGLQGVLGGDYDYTKLSARLYHRVPMGTFGFLRYWLHAGQVFSEPLPYPLLIIHAGNETFYFDELAFNTMNFFEFVSDRYASIYIDHHFDGLFLNRIPLFRRLKWREVVGGKAVVGALDRKHLGEMALLPFSFDLSGGPFAEVSVGVENVFKMLRFDMVRRLTYMDHANTKPWAFRVRMNVTF, encoded by the coding sequence ATGATCCGGCTGCGAATTCACCAGGCCATGTTCGCGCTCGCGCTGCTCAGCGCCGCCGCCGCGCGCGCCCAGAGCACCAAGGTTAGCGGGACCATCACCGACGCAGCAACCGGCGAGACCCTGCCCGGCGTGAACATCCTCTTCCGCGACAGCCGCGTGGGAACCACCACCGACATCGACGGCGCATACAGCATCGACACCTACTACGCCACCGACAGCCTGCTCTTCTCCTTCATCGGCTATGTGCCGCGCATGATGCCGGTGCGCAAGGACAAGGCGCAGGTGATCGATGTGAAGCTGGAGCCGAGCGCCACAGCGCTGGAAGAAGTGGTGATCAAGCCGAGCGGCGAGAACCCCGCATTCGAGATCCTCCGCCGTGTAATCCGCAGCAAGCCTGCGAACAACCGCGAGAAGCTGGAGGCCTACAGCTTCGAGGCCTACAACAAGGTGGAGTTCGACCTGAACAACATCAGCAAGGAATTCACCGAGAAGAGGATCTTCAGGCCCTTCGCCTTCATCTTCGACAACATCGACAGCACCGGCGCCAAGCCCTACCTGCCGATCTTCATGACCGAGAGCCTCAGCGAGGTGGTGTACCGCCAGAAGCCCCGTGCCCGGAAGGAGTTCATCCGCGGCACCAAGGTGAGCGGCATGGAGAATGAGAGCATCTCGCAGTTCATGGGCGACATGTACCAGAACGTGAACATCTACGACAACTTCCTGGTCATCTTCGGCAGGAACTTCATCAGTCCCATCGCCGATGGCGGCAAGGGCTACTACGACTACTACCTCACCGATAGCGCCTTCGTGGGCAAGTTCTGGTGCTACCGCCTCGACTTCAAGCCCAAGCGGCCGCAGGAGCTCGCCTTCGCGGGCACCATGTGGATCAACGATACCACCTATGCGGTGCGCCGCATCGAGGCCGGCATCCCGGAGAAGGCCAACCTGAACTTCGTGCAGGGCTTCTGGGTGAAGCAGGAATACGATCAGGTGAAGCCCGAGGTATGGATGCTCTCCAAGGATGAGTTGGTGGTGGACCTCAACATCGTTCGCGATGCGGGCAAGCCCAACAAGCATCCTGTGCAGGGCCTTTATGGCCGGCGTACCGCGAGCTACCGTGACTTCACCATCAATGAGCTGAAGGATGCGCAGGTGTATGAGGGCGCCGAAGAGGTCGTGATGGCCATCGAGCCGCTGAGCCTTGGCGCCGATTTCTGGGACACCCATCGGCATGAGCAGCTATCGAAGAAGGAGAATGACATCTACCACATGGTGGATACCATGAAGCAGATCCCCCGCTTCCGCACCTACATCGATATCGTGAACACGGCGATCACCGGCTACTACCCGCTGGGTGATGTGGAGCTCGGCCCGTATTTCACCACCTACAGCTTCAACCCGGTAGAAGGCAATCGGTTCCGGCTCGGCCTGCGCACAAGCAGCCAATGGAGCAGGCGTGTGGAACTCGAGGGCTACACCGCATATGGCACCACCGATGGCGTGTTCAAGTACGGCTTGGGCGGCCGCGGATTCATCACCAAGGATCCGCGACTGATCGGTGGCCTCTACTACCGGCTCGACCTAGAGCAGCTCGGTCAGAGCACAGACGCCTTCCGCCAGGACAACATCCTCTCCAGCACTTTCCGCCGAACGCCCAATAACAAGCTCACGCTGGTCGATGAATGGCGCGCCTACCTCGACCGCGAATGGTTCATGGGCTTCAACAGCCTGCTCATGCTGCGCCGCCGTCAGCTATTCCCGCGCGGCACCCTGGAGTACATCACCTTCTCCGACGCCAATGAGCCTTTCGCGCTCAGCAGCATCACCACCACCGAGGCCATCTTCAGCACACGCTTCGCCTACAAGGAGAAATACGTAGCCGGCGATTTCACGCGCGTGAGCCTCGGTACCCGTTATCCGTCCTTGGAAGTGATGGTGGCCAAGGGCCTTCAGGGCGTGCTCGGGGGTGATTACGACTACACCAAGCTCAGTGCGCGCCTATACCACCGCGTACCCATGGGTACCTTCGGTTTCCTGCGCTATTGGCTGCACGCCGGTCAGGTCTTCAGCGAGCCGCTCCCTTATCCGCTGCTCATCATCCACGCCGGGAACGAGACCTTCTACTTCGATGAGCTCGCCTTCAACACCATGAACTTCTTCGAGTTCGTGAGCGACCGCTACGCCAGCATTTACATCGACCATCACTTCGATGGCCTCTTCCTCAACCGCATCCCGCTCTTCCGCCGCTTGAAATGGCGCGAGGTGGTGGGCGGCAAGGCCGTGGTGGGAGCTCTCGACCGCAAGCACCTGGGTGAGATGGCTCTGCTGCCCTTCTCCTTCGACCTGAGCGGCGGGCCCTTCGCTGAGGTGAGCGTTGGCGTGGAGAATGTCTTCAAGATGCTGCGCTTCGACATGGTGCGTCGCCTCACCTACATGGATCACGCGAATACCAAGCCCTGGGCCTTCCGGGTGCGCATGAACGTCACCTTCTGA
- the lptB gene encoding LPS export ABC transporter ATP-binding protein, whose protein sequence is MMLRTENVVKRYKGRTVVGGASVEVRQGEIVGLLGPNGAGKTTTFYMIVGLVKPNSGRVMLDDTEITDLAMYKRAKLGIGYLPQEASVFRKLSVEDNIRAILEMTGKTRREQEMKLEQLLDEFSLKHVRKSMGDVLSGGERRRTEIARALAIEPRFILLDEPFAGVDPIAVEDIQSIVWQLKERNIGVLITDHNVNETLSITDRAYLLIEGNIFRQGTAEELAGDEQVRLRYLGKNFELRRKR, encoded by the coding sequence CTGATGCTGCGCACTGAGAACGTCGTCAAGCGCTACAAGGGCCGCACCGTGGTGGGCGGCGCCAGCGTTGAGGTGCGCCAAGGCGAGATCGTGGGCCTGCTCGGCCCCAACGGCGCGGGCAAGACCACCACCTTCTACATGATCGTGGGGCTTGTGAAGCCGAACAGTGGCCGCGTGATGCTCGACGATACCGAGATCACCGACCTGGCCATGTACAAGCGCGCCAAGCTCGGCATCGGGTACCTGCCGCAGGAGGCCAGCGTGTTCCGCAAGCTCAGCGTGGAGGACAACATCCGCGCGATCCTGGAGATGACGGGCAAGACCCGCCGCGAGCAGGAGATGAAACTGGAGCAGCTGCTCGACGAATTCAGCCTGAAGCACGTGCGCAAGAGCATGGGCGATGTGCTCAGCGGCGGCGAGCGGCGGCGCACCGAGATCGCTCGCGCGCTGGCCATCGAACCGCGCTTCATCCTGCTCGATGAGCCCTTCGCCGGCGTGGACCCCATTGCCGTGGAGGACATCCAGAGCATCGTGTGGCAGTTGAAGGAGCGCAACATCGGCGTGCTCATCACGGACCACAACGTGAACGAGACGCTCTCGATCACTGACCGCGCCTACCTGCTCATCGAGGGCAACATCTTCCGCCAAGGCACCGCCGAGGAGCTGGCGGGCGATGAGCAGGTGCGCCTGCGCTACCTGGGGAAGAACTTTGAATTGCGCCGCAAACGCTGA